Genomic segment of Syntrophales bacterium:
AGAGCGGCTGTGATATCTTTGGGATGATCGGAAGCAATTTCTTTGATGCGCCCATGATGCACCCTTTCTTCCGTAGCAGCCGTGATCAGGATAACCCTTTCGAGTTCCGGCAGTTTCCTGAATCGCTCACCGAAAAGCTCATCGAGCATTTTCACGCTCTGCTCGGGAAACAGGCTGATCATGCGGAGCTCGAGCAGTGTCTGCTCATGTGTGGCGTCTTCGTAGAGCAGGGGCAAACGCCAATGCTGCGCCTTCCAGTTCCGATAAATCTTGGGAATGCCCGATCCGGCATGGTCTCCAAAACCGACATACCGAAACATATCCTGAATGCGACGGTTGCGGCAATCGCTGATGCCGCCGTGGACGGCCTGCTCAACGGGAACACGCATCAGGCCGGGATTTCTGAAGCCGAACATGTCCGGCCCTTTGACGGCCAAGATAGAGACCCGGCCCGTATAATCGGCATGGATCAAGGTGTTCGTCAGGGCCTCGCGAATGGCTTCATGGACGGGCGTATCATCGGTGCGCATGCCTTTTCGCAATTGGAAAGGGATTTTAAGATCCGCCGTCAACTTCCGATAGGTCTTTTGGAAATAATCATAGAGATTGCCGGACCATGTGCCGTCCGGAACCAGCCTGTCAACCCAGCGGACTTCAGCTTTGGATTCGGGGCGTTCCTGGTAATCAACCATATAATTTGGGAATGCGTCCCGAATGGTATCAAATCTGCCAAACATCAGCAGACCGGCGGCACGGAGTCCGCTTTTCCCCGTTGTGCGATCTATACCACCGGCGCCAATTTTATTAAGGAATTCTTCGGCAGGAAGGTTAAGCCACGGACTATCGGGTTTAACTGCTGAAAAACGGTTACGATAAGCGGCAATTGTTTCTTTTTCAAGGTCATCAAGGCCAAAGTTTTCTAAAATACGGTCATCCCGGGAATCTTCAATACTTTCGGCAATCATGCGCCTGATTGTTTCATCGCCGGCCTTATAATCACCTTCATGGCGACGCAGGTACGTATTGCCGAAGGGATTTGTTCCAAGGTGGATAGGTCTGTCCTGACGGCGTGCCCGGGGAATGTTGATTTGTATAACCTTTTTCCCGTCAACGGCAATAACCTGTATATCTGAAGCACTGAGGATATTTCGGTTAACTTTCGTTTTTGCATGCACTGTATCCCAAAGGGATTTTTGCAGTTTTTCCGGATCTTTTATTCCCAGAGCACGAAATACTCCCGGCGGCTTCTCTTCAATGCCAAGATACACTTCACCGCCATTTGTGTTGGCCATTGCGGAGTATGTTTCCCAAAAACTGGCAGGGAGTTCTCCTTTCCCATCGCGTCCTTGCGCGGCTTTGCATTCCAGCGTAACGGATTCGGCAAGGGATATGAGGTCGGATAGACTGAAATTATTCATAGCTTCACCGTTACTTCGCCGGACATCAATTTCGGGAGGAGCATGTCGCGGAGGCGGGAGAGTGTGCGAATTTGTCCGTCGTTTGAATCTATTTTACCATTTATCTCATTAAACCGTCTGCAAGCTTCATGGAATATGCTTGTGTCTGGCATGATAGGCAGTTGAAAGTTTTCGATCATTCCTTTTGTTATAAAGTTGATCACAGATCCTCTGTATCCCATAGTAATATCATCAAGATGATGACGCATTCCGTAATATAGAAAGCCAACTTCTAATTCATTATGTGGAATTAATACATATGTTCGTTGATATGCTTCAAATTTGCCATTATAGCGCTTTAAATTGAAATCGCCATTACCAGCAAGAAGTATTGCATGGCCATCAAATGAATAATCAGGGGAATTAAGCGTGTTTTGTGAACATGTAAAAAACGGATATTGCCCATCTTCAGCGGAGTAGTTTGCGTCTTTTTTACCTGTCTTGATTG
This window contains:
- a CDS encoding putative DNA binding domain-containing protein; translated protein: MNNFSLSDLISLAESVTLECKAAQGRDGKGELPASFWETYSAMANTNGGEVYLGIEEKPPGVFRALGIKDPEKLQKSLWDTVHAKTKVNRNILSASDIQVIAVDGKKVIQINIPRARRQDRPIHLGTNPFGNTYLRRHEGDYKAGDETIRRMIAESIEDSRDDRILENFGLDDLEKETIAAYRNRFSAVKPDSPWLNLPAEEFLNKIGAGGIDRTTGKSGLRAAGLLMFGRFDTIRDAFPNYMVDYQERPESKAEVRWVDRLVPDGTWSGNLYDYFQKTYRKLTADLKIPFQLRKGMRTDDTPVHEAIREALTNTLIHADYTGRVSILAVKGPDMFGFRNPGLMRVPVEQAVHGGISDCRNRRIQDMFRYVGFGDHAGSGIPKIYRNWKAQHWRLPLLYEDATHEQTLLELRMISLFPEQSVKMLDELFGERFRKLPELERVILITAATEERVHHGRIKEIASDHPKDITAALAHLVQEGMLIKEGETRASVYYLPGQKPVELPLSFLEKHDAESPDLNGSSPYLGTNSPDLSESSQGLIGNSQGLSESSHDLNGNSHDLSGNSHDLTKKLALILASFGLEKVPGKMKQDAMRELIMRLCDDSFVKLHDLSELLGRGQTFIQQHYISAMLSEGLLELKYPENKNHPNQAYRRKR